From Variimorphobacter saccharofermentans, one genomic window encodes:
- a CDS encoding P-loop NTPase family protein, which produces MDFLHINTVIIALLTVFAFTTIFFIFKKDMEPDEENVEINMFSLQHLEKGVKDLFNDIINQNIAELYLNRKETKKREHQKARICIAIRSCAQGNIGEKEFVKDYMKDLLQNNLQINEESINKVIPFNYPDYLTAQDKFEILYQQLSRSNRLKVFDRMNALFGFDKERKNEFGTYYEITEEDIHKAYEQYAEPLSYIDRLEVVTQRIYQELYGFSVADILRDDMTIDGISGGCSGASTEQYKFMEEAFESEGRINTRYYNSLWIFYHGKAIHLSFLSFQSQNDLIRTCKNLYRYDNVGHLTSSNGYKLTYQFDGSRVLVVRPKLASHWAFFVRKFDSTKHMTMDRLLYHNGNERVIELMKWVVKGCLNAILSGDQNSGKTTCLKALGIFIDPRNPIRTTEPEFELWFNNVYDNLNCVCFRGSDEVSLIDSINIQKKSDAAIMILGEVNNSELAAAYISLCQSGTKSTLCTCHCISTEDAVDYFRNSIMSVGIFRNEMIAEEQVANSIYIDIHWEKSSDGYRYIRYINEIIPYQRNEVVDTKEPLDSIAQSLQALSRKRAFSVRELIALENGEYIVKNRLSERSVNRILRNITQEERNQFLMYYDALEEANEC; this is translated from the coding sequence TTGGACTTTTTACATATTAATACAGTAATCATTGCTCTCTTAACGGTGTTTGCGTTTACAACAATATTTTTCATATTTAAAAAGGATATGGAACCGGATGAAGAAAATGTAGAAATCAATATGTTTTCACTTCAACATTTAGAAAAAGGGGTAAAGGATTTATTTAACGATATTATTAACCAGAATATTGCAGAGCTATATCTCAATAGAAAAGAAACGAAGAAAAGAGAGCATCAGAAAGCAAGAATATGTATAGCAATACGATCCTGTGCACAAGGGAATATCGGAGAAAAAGAATTTGTAAAAGACTATATGAAGGACCTTTTACAAAACAATCTGCAAATAAACGAAGAATCAATTAATAAGGTAATACCTTTTAATTATCCGGATTATCTCACAGCACAGGATAAATTTGAAATATTATATCAACAGTTAAGCCGTAGTAACCGATTAAAAGTATTTGACAGAATGAATGCCTTATTTGGATTTGATAAAGAAAGGAAAAATGAGTTTGGAACCTACTATGAGATAACGGAAGAAGATATTCATAAGGCCTATGAGCAATATGCTGAGCCTCTTAGCTATATTGATCGATTAGAAGTAGTAACGCAGCGTATTTATCAGGAATTATACGGTTTTTCAGTAGCAGATATTTTGCGGGATGATATGACGATTGATGGTATATCCGGGGGATGCTCAGGAGCTTCAACTGAGCAATATAAATTTATGGAAGAAGCATTTGAATCAGAAGGGAGGATAAATACCAGATATTATAACAGCTTATGGATATTCTATCATGGAAAAGCAATTCACCTATCATTCTTAAGCTTTCAATCACAAAATGATTTGATCAGGACTTGTAAAAATCTTTATCGATATGATAATGTGGGGCATCTTACATCCTCAAATGGATATAAGCTGACATACCAGTTTGACGGAAGCCGAGTTCTGGTTGTAAGACCTAAATTAGCATCTCATTGGGCCTTTTTTGTTCGAAAGTTTGACAGCACCAAACACATGACAATGGATCGATTGTTATATCATAATGGTAATGAAAGAGTCATCGAGTTGATGAAATGGGTAGTTAAAGGATGTCTCAACGCAATATTAAGCGGAGATCAAAATTCAGGTAAAACAACCTGTCTTAAAGCGCTAGGGATATTTATTGATCCTAGAAATCCAATACGAACAACGGAGCCGGAATTCGAATTATGGTTTAATAATGTATACGATAATCTAAACTGTGTGTGTTTTCGAGGATCCGATGAAGTTAGCTTAATCGATTCCATTAATATTCAGAAAAAGTCAGATGCAGCAATTATGATACTTGGTGAGGTAAATAACTCCGAACTGGCAGCAGCCTATATATCATTATGCCAATCTGGTACAAAGTCCACACTCTGTACCTGCCACTGTATATCAACTGAGGATGCTGTGGATTATTTTAGAAATTCCATTATGTCAGTAGGGATCTTTCGCAATGAGATGATAGCAGAAGAACAGGTAGCGAACTCCATATATATTGATATTCACTGGGAAAAGTCCAGTGATGGTTATAGGTACATTCGATACATTAATGAAATAATACCCTATCAAAGAAATGAAGTGGTGGATACAAAAGAGCCACTGGACAGCATAGCACAATCATTACAAGCTTTATCTCGAAAAAGAGCCTTTTCAGTACGTGAGTTAATTGCATTAGAAAACGGGGAGTATATCGTCAAAAACCGTCTAAGTGAGCGGTCAGTCAATCGTATACTTAGGAATATAACGCAAGAAGAAAGAAATCAGTTTTTGATGTATTACGATGCATTGGAGGAAGCTAATGAATGTTAA